A single genomic interval of Desulfovibrio inopinatus DSM 10711 harbors:
- a CDS encoding pyridoxamine 5'-phosphate oxidase family protein, with the protein MNELLTFLAENPIVFLATSDKGEARVRPFQYQFEDDGRLWFCSAKSKEVYAQLQSDPRLEFSCTSKDMRTLRIKGKANLDDDMEIKKRIITDNALVRSIYGEADNPDFTVFSVDHGSGILFDLTGKKPVVAEF; encoded by the coding sequence ATGAATGAACTGCTCACATTTCTCGCGGAAAACCCCATCGTATTCCTGGCAACTTCGGACAAAGGCGAAGCACGCGTTCGCCCCTTCCAATATCAATTCGAAGACGATGGACGCCTGTGGTTCTGCAGCGCGAAATCCAAAGAAGTCTACGCGCAACTCCAGTCCGATCCACGCCTTGAGTTTTCCTGCACGTCCAAAGACATGAGAACCCTTCGTATCAAAGGCAAAGCCAATCTGGATGATGATATGGAGATAAAGAAACGCATTATCACCGACAACGCGCTGGTGCGCTCAATCTATGGAGAAGCCGACAATCCCGACTTCACCGTCTTCAGCGTCGATCACGGTTCGGGAATTCTGTTTGACTTAACAGGAAAGAAACCGGTGGTAGCTGAATTCTAG